From the genome of Symphalangus syndactylus isolate Jambi chromosome 7, NHGRI_mSymSyn1-v2.1_pri, whole genome shotgun sequence, one region includes:
- the UNC5A gene encoding netrin receptor UNC5A isoform X1: protein MAVRPGLWPALLGIVLAAWLRGSGAQQSATVANPVPGANPDLLPHFLVEPEDVYIVKNKPVLLVCKAVPATQIFFKCNGEWVRQVDHVIERSTDGSSGLPTMEVRINVSRQQVEKVFGLEEYWCQCVAWSSSGTTKSQKAYIRIAYLRKNFEQEPLAKEVSLEQGIVLPCRPPEGIPPAEVEWLRNEDLVDPSLDPNVYITREHSLVVRQARLADTANYTCVAKNIVARRRSASAAVIVYVNGGWSTWTEWSVCSASCGRGWQKRSRSCTNPAPLNGGAFCEGQNVQKTACATLCPVDGSWSPWNKWSACGLDCTHWRSRECSDPAPRNGGEECQGADLDTRNCTSDLCVHTASGPEDVALYVGLIAVAVCLVLLLLVLILIYCRKKEGLDSDVADSSILTSGFQPVSIKPSKADNPHLLTIQPDLSTTTTTYQGSLCPRQDGPSPKFQLTNGHLLSPLGGGRHTLHHSSPTSEAEEFVSRLSTQNYFRSLPRGTSNMTYGTFNFLGGRLMIPNTGISLLIPPDAIPRGKIYEIYLTLHKPEDVRLPLAGCQTLLSPIVSCGPPGVLLTRPVILAMDHCGEPSPDSWSLRLKKQSCEGSWEDVLHLGEEAPSHLYYCQLEASACYVFTEQLGRFALVGEALSVAAAKRLKLLLFAPVACTSLEYNIRVYCLHDTHDALKEVVQLEKQLGGQLIQEPRVLHFKDSYHNLRLSIHDVPSSLWKSKLLVSYQEIPFYHIWNGTQQYLHCTFTLERVSPSTSDLACKLWVWQVEGDGQSFNINFNITKDTRFAELLAVESEGGVPALVGPSAFKIPFLIRQKIISSLDPPCSRGADWRTLAQKLHLDSHLSFFAAKPSPTAMILNLWEARHFPNGNLSQLAAAVAGLGQPDAGLFTVSEAEC, encoded by the exons GTGCCCAGCAGAGTGCCACCGTGGCCAACCCAGTGCCTGGTGCCAACCCGGACCTGCTTCCCCACTTCCTGGTGGAGCCCGAGGACGTGTACATCGTCAAGAACAAGCCAGTGCTGCTGGTGTGCAAGGCTGTGCCCGCCACGCAGATCTTCTTCAAGTGCAATGGGGAGTGGGTGCGCCAGGTGGACCACGTGATCGAGCGCAGCACGGATGGGAGCAGCG GGCTGCCCACCATGGAGGTCCGCATTAATGTCTCAAGGCAGCAGGTGGAGAAGGTGTTCGGGCTGGAGGAATACTGGTGCCAGTGTGTGGCATGGAGCTCCTCGGGCACCACCAAGAGTCAGAAGGCCTACATCCGCATAGCCT ATTTGCGCAAGAACTTCGAGCAGGAGCCACTGGCCAAGGAGGTGTCCCTGGAGCAGGGCATCGTGCTGCCCTGCCGTCCACCGGAGGGCATCCCTCCAGCCGAG GTGGAGTGGCTCCGGAACGAGGACCTGGTGGACCCATCCCTGGACCCCAATGTATACATCACACGGGAGCACAGCCTGGTGGTGCGACAGGCCCGCCTTGCTGACACGGCCAACTACACCTGCGTGGCCAAGAACATCGTGGCACGTCGCCGCAGCGCCTCTGCTGCTGTCATCGTCTACG TGAACGGTGGGTGGTCGACGTGGACCGAGTGGTCCGTCTGCAGCGCCAGCTGTGGGCGCGGCTGGCAGAAACGGAGCCGGAGCTGCACCAACCCGGCGCCTCTCAACGGGGGCGCTTTCTGTGAGGGGCAGAATGTCCAGAAAACAGCCTGCGCCACCCTGTGCCCAG TGGACGGCAGCTGGAGCCCGTGGAACAAGTGGTCGGCCTGTGGGCTGGACTGTACCCACTGGCGGAGCCGTGAGTGCTCTGACCCAGCACCCCGCAACGGAGGGGAGGAGTGCCAGGGCGCTGACCTGGACACCCGCAACTGTACCAGTGACCTCTGTGTACACA CTGCTTCTGGCCCTGAGGACGTGGCCCTCTATGTGGGCCTCATCGCCGTGGCTGTCTGCCTGGTCCTGCTGCTGCTTGTCCTCATCCTCATTTATTGCCGGAAGAAGGAGGGGCTGGACTCGGATGTGGCTGACTCGTCCATTCTCACCTCAGGCTTCCAGCCAGTCAGCATCAAGCCCAGCAAAGCAG ACAACCCCCATCTGCTCACCATCCAGCCGGAcctcagcaccaccaccaccacctaccAGGGCAGTCTCTGTCCCCGGCAGGACGGGCCCAGCCCCAAGTTCCAGCTCACCAATGGGCACCTGCTCAGCCCCCTGGGTGGTGGCCGCCACACACTGCACCACAGCTCTCCCACCTCTGAGGCCGAGGAGTTCGTCTCCCGCCTCTCCACCCAGAACTACTTCCGCTCCCTGCCCCGAGGCACCAGCAACATGACCTATGGGACCTTCAACTTCCTCGGGGGCCGGCTGATGATCCCTAATACAG GAATCAGCCTCCTCATCCCCCCAGATGCCATACCCCGAGGGAAGATCTATGAGATCTACCTCACGCTGCACAAGCCGGAAGACGTGAG GTTGCCCCTAGCTGGCTGTCAGACCCTGCTGAGTCCCATCGTTAGCTGCGGACCCCCTGGCGTCCTCCTCACCCGGCCAGTCATCCTGGCTATGGACCACTGTGGGGAGCCCAGCCCTGACAGCTGGAGCCTGCGCCTCAAAAAGCAGTCGTGCGAGGGCAGCTGGGAG GATGTGCTGCACCTGGGCGAGGAGGCGCCCTCCCACCTCTACTACTGCCAGCTGGAGGCCAGTGCCTGCTACGTCTTCACCGAGCAGCTGGGCCGCTTTGCCCTGGTGGGAGAGGCCCTCAGTGTGGCTGCTGCCAAGCGCCTCAAGCTGCTTCTGTTTGCGCCGGTGGCCTGCACCTCCCTCGAGTACAACATCCGGGTCTACTGCCTGCATGACACCCATGATGCACTCAAG GAGGTGGTGCAGCTGGAGAAGCAGCTGGGCGGACAGCTGATCCAGGAGCCACGGGTCCTGCACTTCAAGGACAGTTACCACAACCTGCGCCTGTCCATCCACGACGTGCCCAGCTCCCTGTGGAAGAGTAAGCTCCTCGTCAGCTACCAG GAGATCCCCTTTTATCACATCTGGAACGGCACGCAGCAGTACCTGCACTGCACCTTCACCCTGGAGCGTGTCAGCCCCAGCACTAGTGACCTGGCCTGCAAGCTGTGGGTGTGGCAGGTGGAGGGCGATGGGCAGAGCTTCAACATCAACTTCAACATCACCAAG GACACAAGGTTTGCTGAGCTGCTGGCTGTGGAGAGTGAAGGGGGGGTCCCAGCCCTGGTGGGCCCCAGTGCCTTCAAGATCCCCTTCCTCATTCGGCAGAAGATCATTTCCAGCCTGGATCCACCCTGTAGCCGGGGTGCCGACTGGCGGACTCTGGCCCAGAAACTCCACCTGGACAG CCATCTCAGCTTCTTTGCCGCCAAGCCCAGCCCCACAGCCATGATCCTCAACCTGTGGGAGGCGCGGCACTTCCCCAACGGCAACCTCAGCCAGCTGGCTGCAGCAGTGGCTGGGCTGGGCCAGCCAGACGCTGGCCTCTTCACAGTGTCGGAGGCCGAGTGCTGA
- the UNC5A gene encoding netrin receptor UNC5A isoform X2: protein MAVRPGLWPALLGIVLAAWLRGSGAQQSATVANPVPGANPDLLPHFLVEPEDVYIVKNKPVLLVCKAVPATQIFFKCNGEWVRQVDHVIERSTDGSSGLPTMEVRINVSRQQVEKVFGLEEYWCQCVAWSSSGTTKSQKAYIRIAYLRKNFEQEPLAKEVSLEQGIVLPCRPPEGIPPAEVEWLRNEDLVDPSLDPNVYITREHSLVVRQARLADTANYTCVAKNIVARRRSASAAVIVYVDGSWSPWNKWSACGLDCTHWRSRECSDPAPRNGGEECQGADLDTRNCTSDLCVHTASGPEDVALYVGLIAVAVCLVLLLLVLILIYCRKKEGLDSDVADSSILTSGFQPVSIKPSKADNPHLLTIQPDLSTTTTTYQGSLCPRQDGPSPKFQLTNGHLLSPLGGGRHTLHHSSPTSEAEEFVSRLSTQNYFRSLPRGTSNMTYGTFNFLGGRLMIPNTGISLLIPPDAIPRGKIYEIYLTLHKPEDVRLPLAGCQTLLSPIVSCGPPGVLLTRPVILAMDHCGEPSPDSWSLRLKKQSCEGSWEDVLHLGEEAPSHLYYCQLEASACYVFTEQLGRFALVGEALSVAAAKRLKLLLFAPVACTSLEYNIRVYCLHDTHDALKEVVQLEKQLGGQLIQEPRVLHFKDSYHNLRLSIHDVPSSLWKSKLLVSYQEIPFYHIWNGTQQYLHCTFTLERVSPSTSDLACKLWVWQVEGDGQSFNINFNITKDTRFAELLAVESEGGVPALVGPSAFKIPFLIRQKIISSLDPPCSRGADWRTLAQKLHLDSHLSFFAAKPSPTAMILNLWEARHFPNGNLSQLAAAVAGLGQPDAGLFTVSEAEC, encoded by the exons GTGCCCAGCAGAGTGCCACCGTGGCCAACCCAGTGCCTGGTGCCAACCCGGACCTGCTTCCCCACTTCCTGGTGGAGCCCGAGGACGTGTACATCGTCAAGAACAAGCCAGTGCTGCTGGTGTGCAAGGCTGTGCCCGCCACGCAGATCTTCTTCAAGTGCAATGGGGAGTGGGTGCGCCAGGTGGACCACGTGATCGAGCGCAGCACGGATGGGAGCAGCG GGCTGCCCACCATGGAGGTCCGCATTAATGTCTCAAGGCAGCAGGTGGAGAAGGTGTTCGGGCTGGAGGAATACTGGTGCCAGTGTGTGGCATGGAGCTCCTCGGGCACCACCAAGAGTCAGAAGGCCTACATCCGCATAGCCT ATTTGCGCAAGAACTTCGAGCAGGAGCCACTGGCCAAGGAGGTGTCCCTGGAGCAGGGCATCGTGCTGCCCTGCCGTCCACCGGAGGGCATCCCTCCAGCCGAG GTGGAGTGGCTCCGGAACGAGGACCTGGTGGACCCATCCCTGGACCCCAATGTATACATCACACGGGAGCACAGCCTGGTGGTGCGACAGGCCCGCCTTGCTGACACGGCCAACTACACCTGCGTGGCCAAGAACATCGTGGCACGTCGCCGCAGCGCCTCTGCTGCTGTCATCGTCTACG TGGACGGCAGCTGGAGCCCGTGGAACAAGTGGTCGGCCTGTGGGCTGGACTGTACCCACTGGCGGAGCCGTGAGTGCTCTGACCCAGCACCCCGCAACGGAGGGGAGGAGTGCCAGGGCGCTGACCTGGACACCCGCAACTGTACCAGTGACCTCTGTGTACACA CTGCTTCTGGCCCTGAGGACGTGGCCCTCTATGTGGGCCTCATCGCCGTGGCTGTCTGCCTGGTCCTGCTGCTGCTTGTCCTCATCCTCATTTATTGCCGGAAGAAGGAGGGGCTGGACTCGGATGTGGCTGACTCGTCCATTCTCACCTCAGGCTTCCAGCCAGTCAGCATCAAGCCCAGCAAAGCAG ACAACCCCCATCTGCTCACCATCCAGCCGGAcctcagcaccaccaccaccacctaccAGGGCAGTCTCTGTCCCCGGCAGGACGGGCCCAGCCCCAAGTTCCAGCTCACCAATGGGCACCTGCTCAGCCCCCTGGGTGGTGGCCGCCACACACTGCACCACAGCTCTCCCACCTCTGAGGCCGAGGAGTTCGTCTCCCGCCTCTCCACCCAGAACTACTTCCGCTCCCTGCCCCGAGGCACCAGCAACATGACCTATGGGACCTTCAACTTCCTCGGGGGCCGGCTGATGATCCCTAATACAG GAATCAGCCTCCTCATCCCCCCAGATGCCATACCCCGAGGGAAGATCTATGAGATCTACCTCACGCTGCACAAGCCGGAAGACGTGAG GTTGCCCCTAGCTGGCTGTCAGACCCTGCTGAGTCCCATCGTTAGCTGCGGACCCCCTGGCGTCCTCCTCACCCGGCCAGTCATCCTGGCTATGGACCACTGTGGGGAGCCCAGCCCTGACAGCTGGAGCCTGCGCCTCAAAAAGCAGTCGTGCGAGGGCAGCTGGGAG GATGTGCTGCACCTGGGCGAGGAGGCGCCCTCCCACCTCTACTACTGCCAGCTGGAGGCCAGTGCCTGCTACGTCTTCACCGAGCAGCTGGGCCGCTTTGCCCTGGTGGGAGAGGCCCTCAGTGTGGCTGCTGCCAAGCGCCTCAAGCTGCTTCTGTTTGCGCCGGTGGCCTGCACCTCCCTCGAGTACAACATCCGGGTCTACTGCCTGCATGACACCCATGATGCACTCAAG GAGGTGGTGCAGCTGGAGAAGCAGCTGGGCGGACAGCTGATCCAGGAGCCACGGGTCCTGCACTTCAAGGACAGTTACCACAACCTGCGCCTGTCCATCCACGACGTGCCCAGCTCCCTGTGGAAGAGTAAGCTCCTCGTCAGCTACCAG GAGATCCCCTTTTATCACATCTGGAACGGCACGCAGCAGTACCTGCACTGCACCTTCACCCTGGAGCGTGTCAGCCCCAGCACTAGTGACCTGGCCTGCAAGCTGTGGGTGTGGCAGGTGGAGGGCGATGGGCAGAGCTTCAACATCAACTTCAACATCACCAAG GACACAAGGTTTGCTGAGCTGCTGGCTGTGGAGAGTGAAGGGGGGGTCCCAGCCCTGGTGGGCCCCAGTGCCTTCAAGATCCCCTTCCTCATTCGGCAGAAGATCATTTCCAGCCTGGATCCACCCTGTAGCCGGGGTGCCGACTGGCGGACTCTGGCCCAGAAACTCCACCTGGACAG CCATCTCAGCTTCTTTGCCGCCAAGCCCAGCCCCACAGCCATGATCCTCAACCTGTGGGAGGCGCGGCACTTCCCCAACGGCAACCTCAGCCAGCTGGCTGCAGCAGTGGCTGGGCTGGGCCAGCCAGACGCTGGCCTCTTCACAGTGTCGGAGGCCGAGTGCTGA
- the HK3 gene encoding hexokinase-3 isoform X2, with protein MDSTGSSGLWQGEEALSCPEEGLPRPSDSSGLVQECLQQFKVTRAQLQQIQASLLGSMEQALRGQASPAPAVRMLPTYVGSTPHGTEQGDFVVLELGATGASLRVLWVTLTGIEGHRVEPRSQEFVIPQEVMLGAGQQLFDFAAHCLSEFLDAQPMNKQGLQLGFSFSFPCHQTGLDRSTLISWTKGFRCSGVEGQDVVQLLRDAIRRQGAYNIDVVAVVNDTVGTMMGCEPGLRPCEVGLVVDTGTNACYMEEARHVAVLDEDRGRVCVSVEWGSFSDDGALGPVLTTFDHTLDHESLNPGAQRFEKMIGGLYLGELVRLVLAHLARRGVLFGGCTSPALLSQGSILLEHVAEMEDPSAGAARVHAILQDLGLSPGSSDVELVQHVCAAVCTRAAQLCAAALAAVLSCLQHSQEQQTLQVAVATGGRVCERHPRFCSVLQGTVMLLAPECDVSFIPSVDGGGRGVAMVTAVAARLAAHRRLLQETLAPFRLNHDQLAAVQAQMQKAMAKGLRGEASSLRMLPTFVRATPDGSERGDFLALDLGGTNFRVLLVRVTTGVQITSQIYSIPESVAQGSGQQLFDHIVDCIVDFQQKQGLSGQSLPLGFTFSFPCRQLGLDKGILLNWTKGFNASDCVGQDVVSLLREAIMRRRAVELNVVAIVNDTVGTMMSCGYEDPRCEIGLIVGTGTNACYMEELRNVAGVPGDSGRMCINMEWGAFGDDGSLAMLSTCFDASVDQASINPGKQRFEKMISGMYLGEIVRHILLHLTSLGVLFRGQQTQRLQTRDIFKTKFLSQIESDSLALRQVRAILEDLGLPLTSDDALMVLEVCQAVSRRAAQLCGAGVAAVVEKIRENRGLEELAVSVGVDGTLYKLHPHFSSLVAATVRELAPRCAVTFLQSEDGSGKGAALVTAVACRLAQLTRV; from the exons ATGGACTCCACTGGGTCTTCAGGGTTGTGGCAAGGGGAAGAAGCCCTGAGTTGCCCTGAGGAGGGCTTGCCCAGGCCCTCAGACAGCTCAGGGCTG GTGCAGGAGTGCCTGCAGCAGTTCAAGGTGACAAGGGCACAGCTACAGCAGATCCAAGCCAGCCTCTTGGGTTCCATGGAGCAGGCTCTGAGGGGACAGGCCAGCCCGGCCCCTGCAGTCCGGATGCTGCCTACATACGTGGGGTCCACCCCACATGGCACTG AGCAAGGAGACTTCGTGGTGCTGGAGCTGGGGGCCACAGGGGCCTCACTGCGTGTTTTGTGGGTGACTCTAACTGGCATTGAGGGGCATAGGGTGGAGCCCAGAAGCCAGGAGTTTGTGATCCCCCAAGAGGTGATGCTGGGTGCTGGCCAGCAG CTCTTTGACTTTGCTGCCCACTGCCTGTCTGAGTTTCTGGATGCGCAGCCTATGAACAAACAGGGTCTGCAGCTTggcttcagcttctctttcccttgCCACCAGACGGGCTTGGACAGG AGCACCCTCATTTCCTGGACCAAAGGTTTTAGGTGCAGTGGTGTGGAAGGCCAGGATGTGGTCCAGCTGCTGAGAGACGCCATTCGGAGGCAGGGG GCCTACAACATCGACGTGGTTGCTGTGGTGAATGACACAGTGGGCACCATGATGGGCTGTGAGCCGGGGCTCAGGCCGTGTGAGGTTGGGCTAGTTGTAG ACACGGGCACCAATGCGTGTTACATGGAGGAGGCACGGCACGTGGCAGTGCTGGACGAAGACCGGGGCCGCGTCTGTGTCAGCGTGGAGTGGGGCTCCTTCAGCGATGATGGGGCGCTGGGACCAGTGCTGACCACCTTCGACCACACCCTGGACCATGAGTCCCTGAATCCTGGTGCTCAGAG GTTTGAGAAGATGATCGGAGGCCTGTATCTGGGTGAGCTGGTGCGGCTGGTGCTGGCTCACTTGGCCCGGCGTGGGGTCCTCTTTGGTGGCTGCACCTCCCCTGCCCTGCTGAGCCAAGGCAGCATCCTCCTAGAACACGTGGCTGAGATGGAGGA CCCCTCTGCTGGGGCAGCCCGTGTCCATGCTATCCTGCAGGACTTGGGCCTGAGCCCTGGGTCTTCGGATGTTGAGCTTGTGCAGCACGTGTGTGCGGCCGTGTGCACGCGGGCTGCCCAGCTCTGTGCTGCCGCCCTGGCCGCTGTTCTCTCCTGCCTCCAGCACAGCCAGGAGCAACAAACACTCCAGGTCGCTGTGGCCACTGGAGGCCGAGTGTGTGAGCGGCACCCCAG GTTCTGCAGCGTCCTGCAGGGGACAGTGATGCTCCTGGCCCCGGAATGCGATGTCTCCTTCATCCCCTCTGTGGATGGTGGTGGCCGAGGAGTGGCGATGGTGACTGCCGTGGCTGCCCGTCTGGCTGCCCACCGTCGCCTGCTGCAGGAGACCCTGGCCCCGTTCCGGTTGAACCACGATCAACTGGCAGCAGTTCAGGCACAGATGCAGAAGGCCATGGCCAAGGGGCTCCGAGGGGAGGCCTCCTCCCTTCGCATGCTGCCCACTTTCGTCCGGGCCACGCCTGATGGCAGCG AGCGAGGGGATTTCCTGGCCCTGGACCTCGGGGGCACGAACTTCCGTGTCCTCCTGGTAcgtgtgaccacaggtgtgcagaTCACCAGCCAGATCTACTCCATTCCTGAGAGTGTGGCCCAGGGCTCTGGGCAGCAG CTCTTTGACCACATCGTGGACTGCATCGTGGACTTCCAGCAGAAGCAGGGCCTGAGTGGGCAGAGCCTCCCACTGGGTTTTACCTTCTCCTTCCCATGTAGGCAGCTTGGCCTGGACAAG GGCATCCTCCTGAACTGGACCAAGGGTTTCAATGCATCAGACTGCGTGGGCCAAGATGTCGTGAGTCTGTTGCGGGAAGCCATCATGCGCAGACGG GCAGTGGAGCTGAATGTGGTTGCCATTGTCAATGACACGGTGGGGACCATGATGTCCTGTGGCTATGAGGACCCCCGTTGCGAGATAGGCCTCATTGTCG GAACCGGCACCAATGCCTGCTACATGGAGGAGCTGCGGAATGTGGCGGGCGTGCCTGGGGACTCAGGACGCATGTGCATCAACATGGAGTGGGGCGCCTTTGGGGATGACGGCTCTCTGGCCATGCTCAGCACCTGCTTTGATGCAAGTGTGGACCAGGCGTCCATCAACCCCGGCAAGCAGag GTTTGAAAAGATGATCAGCGGCATGTACCTGGGGGAGATCGTCCGCCACATCCTTTTACATTTAACCAGCCTTGGCGTTCTCTTCCGGGGCCAGCAGACCCAGCGCCTTCAGACCAGGGACATCTTCAAGACCAAGTTCCTCTCTCAGATCGAAAG TGACAGCCTGGCCCTGCGGCAGGTCCGAGCCATCCTAGAGGATCTGGGGCTACCCCTGACCTCAGACGACGCCCTGATGGTGCTAGAGGTGTGCCAGGCCGTGTCCCGGCGGGCTGCCCAGCTCTGTGGGGCGGGTGTAGCTGCCGTGGTGGAGAAGATCCGGGAGAACCGGGGCCTGGAAGAGCTGGCAGTGTCTGTGGGGGTGGATGGAACGCTCTATAAGCTGCACCCGCA CTTCTCCAGCCTGGTGGCGGCCACGGTGCGGGAGCTGGCCCCTCGCTGTGCGGTCACGTTCCTGCAGTCAGAGGATGGGTCCGGCAAAGGTGCAGCCCTGGTCACCGCTGTTGCCTGCCGCCTCGCGCAGCTGACTCGTGTCTGA
- the HK3 gene encoding hexokinase-3 isoform X1: MVDPGCPFSPIGGHPPLWKLMDSTGSSGLWQGEEALSCPEEGLPRPSDSSGLVQECLQQFKVTRAQLQQIQASLLGSMEQALRGQASPAPAVRMLPTYVGSTPHGTEQGDFVVLELGATGASLRVLWVTLTGIEGHRVEPRSQEFVIPQEVMLGAGQQLFDFAAHCLSEFLDAQPMNKQGLQLGFSFSFPCHQTGLDRSTLISWTKGFRCSGVEGQDVVQLLRDAIRRQGAYNIDVVAVVNDTVGTMMGCEPGLRPCEVGLVVDTGTNACYMEEARHVAVLDEDRGRVCVSVEWGSFSDDGALGPVLTTFDHTLDHESLNPGAQRFEKMIGGLYLGELVRLVLAHLARRGVLFGGCTSPALLSQGSILLEHVAEMEDPSAGAARVHAILQDLGLSPGSSDVELVQHVCAAVCTRAAQLCAAALAAVLSCLQHSQEQQTLQVAVATGGRVCERHPRFCSVLQGTVMLLAPECDVSFIPSVDGGGRGVAMVTAVAARLAAHRRLLQETLAPFRLNHDQLAAVQAQMQKAMAKGLRGEASSLRMLPTFVRATPDGSERGDFLALDLGGTNFRVLLVRVTTGVQITSQIYSIPESVAQGSGQQLFDHIVDCIVDFQQKQGLSGQSLPLGFTFSFPCRQLGLDKGILLNWTKGFNASDCVGQDVVSLLREAIMRRRAVELNVVAIVNDTVGTMMSCGYEDPRCEIGLIVGTGTNACYMEELRNVAGVPGDSGRMCINMEWGAFGDDGSLAMLSTCFDASVDQASINPGKQRFEKMISGMYLGEIVRHILLHLTSLGVLFRGQQTQRLQTRDIFKTKFLSQIESDSLALRQVRAILEDLGLPLTSDDALMVLEVCQAVSRRAAQLCGAGVAAVVEKIRENRGLEELAVSVGVDGTLYKLHPHFSSLVAATVRELAPRCAVTFLQSEDGSGKGAALVTAVACRLAQLTRV; the protein is encoded by the exons ATGGTTGACCCAGGTTGTCCCTTTTCTCCCATAGGTGGCCACCCTCCACTGTGGAAGCTCATGGACTCCACTGGGTCTTCAGGGTTGTGGCAAGGGGAAGAAGCCCTGAGTTGCCCTGAGGAGGGCTTGCCCAGGCCCTCAGACAGCTCAGGGCTG GTGCAGGAGTGCCTGCAGCAGTTCAAGGTGACAAGGGCACAGCTACAGCAGATCCAAGCCAGCCTCTTGGGTTCCATGGAGCAGGCTCTGAGGGGACAGGCCAGCCCGGCCCCTGCAGTCCGGATGCTGCCTACATACGTGGGGTCCACCCCACATGGCACTG AGCAAGGAGACTTCGTGGTGCTGGAGCTGGGGGCCACAGGGGCCTCACTGCGTGTTTTGTGGGTGACTCTAACTGGCATTGAGGGGCATAGGGTGGAGCCCAGAAGCCAGGAGTTTGTGATCCCCCAAGAGGTGATGCTGGGTGCTGGCCAGCAG CTCTTTGACTTTGCTGCCCACTGCCTGTCTGAGTTTCTGGATGCGCAGCCTATGAACAAACAGGGTCTGCAGCTTggcttcagcttctctttcccttgCCACCAGACGGGCTTGGACAGG AGCACCCTCATTTCCTGGACCAAAGGTTTTAGGTGCAGTGGTGTGGAAGGCCAGGATGTGGTCCAGCTGCTGAGAGACGCCATTCGGAGGCAGGGG GCCTACAACATCGACGTGGTTGCTGTGGTGAATGACACAGTGGGCACCATGATGGGCTGTGAGCCGGGGCTCAGGCCGTGTGAGGTTGGGCTAGTTGTAG ACACGGGCACCAATGCGTGTTACATGGAGGAGGCACGGCACGTGGCAGTGCTGGACGAAGACCGGGGCCGCGTCTGTGTCAGCGTGGAGTGGGGCTCCTTCAGCGATGATGGGGCGCTGGGACCAGTGCTGACCACCTTCGACCACACCCTGGACCATGAGTCCCTGAATCCTGGTGCTCAGAG GTTTGAGAAGATGATCGGAGGCCTGTATCTGGGTGAGCTGGTGCGGCTGGTGCTGGCTCACTTGGCCCGGCGTGGGGTCCTCTTTGGTGGCTGCACCTCCCCTGCCCTGCTGAGCCAAGGCAGCATCCTCCTAGAACACGTGGCTGAGATGGAGGA CCCCTCTGCTGGGGCAGCCCGTGTCCATGCTATCCTGCAGGACTTGGGCCTGAGCCCTGGGTCTTCGGATGTTGAGCTTGTGCAGCACGTGTGTGCGGCCGTGTGCACGCGGGCTGCCCAGCTCTGTGCTGCCGCCCTGGCCGCTGTTCTCTCCTGCCTCCAGCACAGCCAGGAGCAACAAACACTCCAGGTCGCTGTGGCCACTGGAGGCCGAGTGTGTGAGCGGCACCCCAG GTTCTGCAGCGTCCTGCAGGGGACAGTGATGCTCCTGGCCCCGGAATGCGATGTCTCCTTCATCCCCTCTGTGGATGGTGGTGGCCGAGGAGTGGCGATGGTGACTGCCGTGGCTGCCCGTCTGGCTGCCCACCGTCGCCTGCTGCAGGAGACCCTGGCCCCGTTCCGGTTGAACCACGATCAACTGGCAGCAGTTCAGGCACAGATGCAGAAGGCCATGGCCAAGGGGCTCCGAGGGGAGGCCTCCTCCCTTCGCATGCTGCCCACTTTCGTCCGGGCCACGCCTGATGGCAGCG AGCGAGGGGATTTCCTGGCCCTGGACCTCGGGGGCACGAACTTCCGTGTCCTCCTGGTAcgtgtgaccacaggtgtgcagaTCACCAGCCAGATCTACTCCATTCCTGAGAGTGTGGCCCAGGGCTCTGGGCAGCAG CTCTTTGACCACATCGTGGACTGCATCGTGGACTTCCAGCAGAAGCAGGGCCTGAGTGGGCAGAGCCTCCCACTGGGTTTTACCTTCTCCTTCCCATGTAGGCAGCTTGGCCTGGACAAG GGCATCCTCCTGAACTGGACCAAGGGTTTCAATGCATCAGACTGCGTGGGCCAAGATGTCGTGAGTCTGTTGCGGGAAGCCATCATGCGCAGACGG GCAGTGGAGCTGAATGTGGTTGCCATTGTCAATGACACGGTGGGGACCATGATGTCCTGTGGCTATGAGGACCCCCGTTGCGAGATAGGCCTCATTGTCG GAACCGGCACCAATGCCTGCTACATGGAGGAGCTGCGGAATGTGGCGGGCGTGCCTGGGGACTCAGGACGCATGTGCATCAACATGGAGTGGGGCGCCTTTGGGGATGACGGCTCTCTGGCCATGCTCAGCACCTGCTTTGATGCAAGTGTGGACCAGGCGTCCATCAACCCCGGCAAGCAGag GTTTGAAAAGATGATCAGCGGCATGTACCTGGGGGAGATCGTCCGCCACATCCTTTTACATTTAACCAGCCTTGGCGTTCTCTTCCGGGGCCAGCAGACCCAGCGCCTTCAGACCAGGGACATCTTCAAGACCAAGTTCCTCTCTCAGATCGAAAG TGACAGCCTGGCCCTGCGGCAGGTCCGAGCCATCCTAGAGGATCTGGGGCTACCCCTGACCTCAGACGACGCCCTGATGGTGCTAGAGGTGTGCCAGGCCGTGTCCCGGCGGGCTGCCCAGCTCTGTGGGGCGGGTGTAGCTGCCGTGGTGGAGAAGATCCGGGAGAACCGGGGCCTGGAAGAGCTGGCAGTGTCTGTGGGGGTGGATGGAACGCTCTATAAGCTGCACCCGCA CTTCTCCAGCCTGGTGGCGGCCACGGTGCGGGAGCTGGCCCCTCGCTGTGCGGTCACGTTCCTGCAGTCAGAGGATGGGTCCGGCAAAGGTGCAGCCCTGGTCACCGCTGTTGCCTGCCGCCTCGCGCAGCTGACTCGTGTCTGA